The window GAGCCACCCGCTGTTGGAGTCGCGCGAAAAAACCAACCGCGTCATTTTGCTGGTCCTCACCGGCAACCGCGGCTTGTGTGGCGGCTACAATTCTAACGTGGTCCGCATGGCCTGGGCTCGCTACAACGAGTTGAAGGCCAGCATCCCGCAAGTCGATTTGGAAATTTCCGGCAAGCGCGGTATCGCGGCGTTCAAATTTCGCGGCCTGAAAGGCAACCAGGCATACACGCATTTCGAAGATAAGCCCTCGTTTGCCGAAGTCGACTTGCTGGCCACTCGTTATTTGGATGAATACATCACCGGCGCACTCGACCGGCTCGATGTGGTTTATACCCGATTCGATAGCCTGAGCAAGCAAGCCACCGTCGTGGAAACGCTGCTGCCGCTGGCTGCGTTATCACTCCCGGAAACCGGAAAAGCACCCACGCCCAAGCAAGAGGCCGGCAAAAAATCTACTCCCGAAACACAATACGAGTTTCTCCCATCGGCAGCCAGTATTTTG is drawn from Pirellulales bacterium and contains these coding sequences:
- the atpG gene encoding ATP synthase F1 subunit gamma, with translation MAKARALDKRRRSVRNIRKITRTMELIATARFKKAMDRAHAATAYTKRITKLVADLSQAGLEVSHPLLESREKTNRVILLVLTGNRGLCGGYNSNVVRMAWARYNELKASIPQVDLEISGKRGIAAFKFRGLKGNQAYTHFEDKPSFAEVDLLATRYLDEYITGALDRLDVVYTRFDSLSKQATVVETLLPLAALSLPETGKAPTPKQEAGKKSTPETQYEFLPSAASILEEVVPTSFRVKLFKCFLDSAVSEQIARKVAMKSATDNADKLIKSLAMAYNRARQSQITGEIMEVLGGVEALKG